In Rosa rugosa chromosome 4, drRosRugo1.1, whole genome shotgun sequence, the genomic stretch TCCATCCTTGCAAAGGCTGCTTTGAACTTCAAGGCAGCTTCCAACATTAAGAATGTTGAATTCCACCTCGTGGGAACATCCATAACAACCAATCCTCTGCAAGGGATCTGTTCCTGTTCTACACATGCCTTAAAACTATCCAACCTTGCTGGTGAAGACCTAACAAACTTCTTCACCGCATTTCTAATGGCCAGCACTGCTCTATTTAGTCTCTTCAGCCCACTACCAACAATCAAATTACAAATATGGGCAGTACACCTAACATGGATGTACTGACCCTCTAAGATTGATTGTGGTTTTCCTCCTTTGTTAAGTTTGGACCTAACAAACTCAATAGCACACTTATTGGCTGCTGCATTATCTACTGTGATGGTTAAAACCTTGCTAATCCCCCATTGAAGCAAACAAGACTCAATCAAAATACCTATGGAATTCCCACTATGATTAGAAATAGTGCAGAAATTGATTATCCTCTTATGCATTTCCCACTTATCATCGATAAAGTGTGCTGTTAGCACCATGTAGTTGAAATTTTGAACACTTGTCCAAGTGTCAGTGGTTAGGCAGACCCTATAGTGTGCTAAATCAGTTTTCAACTTCTTCTTTGTCTTATCATACAATGTAAGAAAATGTTTAACCAAAGTTTTCCTACAAGGGACCTTAAACATCAGCACTGCAACATGACAAAAATGCCTAAACCCTTGCTTTTCAACGAAGCTAAAAGGAAGCTCATCAACTACTACCATTTCAACACATGCTTTCATAACTTCATCAGGATTAAATGCTACCATTTTCATAGAATTACCCTTACTTTTATCACCAGCAAGCACTTTCTGATTTTTATCTATCGCTCTCCTTCCGGGATAATACTTACATGATTTGTTTATGTGCCTAATCATCCCTTGAGTCCCATTTTTGTAAGAATCACAAGCATAGTCTCGTAGAGGACCCTTAGGACAATATATACACTTAGCCctcctaaattcttctacaatatCTTCTTGACCCTTTACTTTAGTGACTTTTACATCTTTATATTCCTTAAAGTGCTCCCACACCCAACTACGTTTTCTATCAGCTCAAGGATTGTTACTAACCTTGTCAGATGAGGAAGATGGAGCTCCTGCTTGAGTGACATCTTCTTCAGCTCTGTCAGGGATTGAGGGAGAGGTACCAGTTGAAGAAACAACTAGACTAGAATCTGCTTCTTTCTGTCCTTGAGCTCTCTTCTTACTGCTTTTAAACTGAAACAAGTAAATTACACAACAGTCAGATTACTCGATTACGTACATATAAACAtgcaaaatgaaaaatgaaaaatgcagCTTATGAAGTTATGAAAGCGAAAATGAAAAATGCAATGTAGTATGAACATTTATACATAGTATTAACAAATCTATTAATACCAGTTGAAGAAACAACTAGACTAGAATCAACATATCCACAAATCAGAAGCCTCCAGCCTAAATCACTTCAAATTTAAAACTCACTATGATCCCACAAGTCCACAACCACACACTACCCATTGCCCAGCACACCCACTGCTCCAGCCTAAAATATCACTACTGAAACCTCACAGATCCAAGCACTAATCAACCCAAATTCAATCATGCTGCTACAAAGTACAAAGCATGAACGAAAACAGAAAAATCTGAGAAAGTGAGAGACTTACCCACAGTTTTCCCATCGATTCAGAGTGGGAGGCTTGAAGAATCGAGTTGAGTCAAATCGAGGCTCTTAAGTCTTAACTTCTTCACTCTTGAACTCTGATTTGGTCTCTGTGAGAGGGCTGAGAGGAGTGACCGAGTGAGAGACTTCGATTCTTCGATGGAGGGGAGAAAGGAGTGAGAGACTTCGATTCTTCGATGGAGGGGAGAGAGTGAGTGAGAGCCTTCGGTTCTTCGATGGATGGCAGAGAGGAGTGCGAGCCTTCGAATTTGAATCTCCTGTCTGGGCCTTCGAATCTTCGATGGAGGGCAGAGAGCCAGAGAGGAATTTAGGAATTTAGGGTTTGTGTCTTTGTGAGTTGAGAAATGAGAACGGCAGAAGGGGAAAATGCGAAATGAATTAGGATTTGGGAGTATTAGGGCTGAGTGGCTGATCACATACGACAAGTCGTGAAAATATTAGAaaatcgggtcgggtcgggtcggacaATACGGTATCTATTTGACCCATACCGATGCCGACCCGTTTACTTACTATTTGGTACGGTACGGTTCGGGATTATGTGGAACAGGAATTGGAAACCGACCCGATCGGTATCGGCTCGGATCGGACGGTTTCGGTCTCGGTTTGGAGTTCCCAGGCCTACTAATTTGTGTCGGCGGTTAGTTGAATCAAGAAAGTCAGCATTCTTTCCTATGATTTATAGATTGATTTGTCTTGTGCTGACTCTGCCAGTTTCTACAGCAACAACAGAGAGAGCATTTTCATCTATGACCATCATAAAAAACAAACTTCGAAATAAAATGGAAGATGGGTTTTATGGTTCTCTACATCGAAAAAGAATTTGCCGATAGCATTGATAATGATTCTGTGATTGCTGAGTTTGAAGTGAGTGGGCCTCGGAGGGTACGATTTAGTTAATTTATTGTTGTTTTACAACAAATGTATGCTTGTAGTTTTTAATTTACggggtttggttttatgtcccctccgttgtatgttttgattgaaaataataaaggcgtgaggatgagcctcccactgggttccaaacctaaaaaaaaaaaaaaaaaattgtgcacttctaattagcctagacaacAATTGAATCTTGGATCCGCCACTGCTTAGGAAGCCTTTAGTTTTcccttgtaaaaaaaaaaaattagtacaGAACAGAAACCAAGGTTGTGATTAAGACGGATCATGAATGCAGTTTCAGTCCTTGTGagagaaacaaacaaaaaatacagCTATAATATTAAGGAAGACTGGAAGAGGTACCAAAAACATTAAATCGAAATGGGAAGAAGTGAAGTAAAACCAATGCAGTGGGTTGTCTCTCTACATGTACACGTTATTAATCTTCTTCTCATGAGACACATGTTGCCCGTTTAGCTCAGAAAAACTGTGTAATTGAACCCAGCTCCTTTCTTTCCGTTTTCTGGTCGAAAAAGTCCAGAAAAGACCAGAATGCAATGCATATTGCATATGAAGAGGTTGAGCCAAATTAAATATGAGAGAGAAACACCAAGGGAAAGAGAGTAAAGATAAAGCCTTAGAAAGCGGTGAGGTCATGGACGAAAATGAGGAAACCTTGACATATGTGGATCACTACGAACAAACTTCATATCCCCAAAAACCAGATTTAATTAATAACCAaagcaaaacagaaaaagaaagaggcaGTTTCCAGCTTTtagctttgctttgctttgcatGCCAGTGTTTACACGTTTCGACTGGACTTTTGGGAGTTTCACTGCAGCTATCTTTGATTTGATCACCAACCGCATATCATCATCGTCATCATTGTCACCATGATTATTGCAAATTAATTACAACCCCAGTTCAGATTAATTAGCTTAAGTTAAGGAAATTGAAAATAGCTGCTCAATCAGTTTGTGCTTTTAGGGCAAATGTGAATCGATTATAGATTATAGAGCAACAGACGAAGAAGCTTTAAGAGTTAATTAGTAGCCTATTATCAGCTTAATTAATTAGCTCCAAATTATACCGAAGAAGAAactaaaatgaaattgaaatttcacaaatatttaGAAACCCTAGCTAAGCTAAGCTAGCTAGTTAAACTATGATTAATAGAACTACCTGAAAATTATTAATTCACAGCAGAGATTACAATGGCTTCTCTCTTAGTTCTTGCTAATTAGTTACCTTGCATTAATTAATGACTGAAGATAATCTAACAAGCAAGCTAAGTAAACTACAAACATCGATCCATCTCTCTGAGCTAATGAAACTTGATTTGAAGATGATGGTGATGCTAATTAGGAACCCTAATTAGGGCTTCTTACCGATAGTGTGCTTGTTGTTGTGCATCCAAACCTTGAGCACCTGTCGTTTCACCCCAGTCTCGGCGCAGAACTCCTCCACCGCCGCCTCGTCGTGCTTCTGAATCCGCCACCCCACCTTCTCAGCAAACTCCACCATTTTCTCCTTCTGCTCCGCCGTAAACTTGGTCCTAAATCTCTTTTTCAACAGCCCAACTCCACTCCCGCCGCCCCCGCTAGAACTCGGGTTCGACACGTCATCCCCTTCCTCCCTGCTGTGGGACCCGCCCGATCCAGCCGCGGGCAAGGCCAGAGGCCTATGCGGCTGCGCCGGGGTCAGGTGGAGGTAACCCGATGGCGTGGGCGGATAAGGGTGGCGGTAGTAAGCCGAGAACGGCTGCTGGGTGTGTTGGTGGGGAAGAATGGCCCCACCACCTCCTTCCGCAGGCTCCTTCCGGTGGAAATTGCGGTGGCAGTTGCACGCGGCGCATTTGAGGGCGTCGAGCGTGCCCTCCGCTCCGGCCGCAAGGAACTCGCAGCAACCATCGAGGGCATGGCCTCCGATATTAACGGCGTGGTTCTTCTGGCATTCTCTGTACCTGATAGTGGAGACGGTCGAGATGGAGGGACCCCTTTTTCTGGCTGTGGTCTCTCCTCCACCTCCTCTGCCGCCGCTAGTGGGCCCCATTTTGGGCATGGAAGCGTCGTAACCGGGTGGTGTTGGCGCCGTCGGGCTCATCTCCATTTCCTCATCTTGTTCCTCGTGCTGGTCGTTGAATTCCATGCTCTCTGTCTTTCTCTTTCGCTCGGGATGTGGTGAAAGTGAAGAATGGAAGATCTACATAGCCGGCAGCTAGCTATCTGCAACTGAAACCGATGATCAGCACACAGCTTCCACCATCGGAGATGTACATATAAATATGACCAAATGTTTTGTTTGTATTATTACATCTAACTACATCTGTTACTTAATAAcgtaataattaaaaaaatatattaatctTTTTATTGGTTTTAGAAACTTTTAtttgaaagaaaggaaaaaaaaaaaaaaaagggttcagTGTGGCTAAGAGGAGAAGataagaagaggaagagagtgTGGCCATCAATTCCTCTATATGCAGAAAACACCTGTCttagtctctctctttcttttaaTAACTAGATGTTAATTTTCATTAACCTTTACTGGTTTTGCTCTTTGGGTTTTTGCTAAGCTTCCAACTTTTTCCTTGTCATTTCTTTACTTAATTCTACTGGAATTATGGCATGCACTATGGTCCTTctttagggttttgggttttctttttctgttgaGACCGTACTGAGTCCTCTGTTTTGTATAATTTTTCTCTCTGGGTAAAAGTAAAGACCGGGGAATCACTTTCTCAGTATTCAGTATTAGCatgaaaatggaaaaaggaaatgGCAGGGAAAAGGAGGGATGCCCACTTGACCAGTATTCTCCAAAACAATGACGTAGCACTGATGTTTGGGAACAGGGATAAGACTGATAGACCTGTTTCCCTATAACCAACCCACTAGCTATGTACTCAAAATGTTGGAATAGTGCAGCACTAACTTGGAAAAGATGAAGGAAAATTAGTCAAATTACACAAATCTTTTCTTTTAAGTAGCGCTAATGTATATTAGTATTAGGCTTCGATAACAAGTGGTGATAATTGGTTTCATGCACCGGTAgacatgattaaaaaaaaaaaaaaaatctgttttcTACCATAAATGTATTGGACATATTAGCAACGTAAGAAGATCCATTACAATAACAACGGATAAATTGTGTGTGAGAATTGAGGAGAAGTACGTAATGAAGAAATAATGTAACATGGACAATTAACTTCGGTTGGCGTAACTCTAACAAGAGATATCCCATATATATAAGACTCATAAGACTCATACAAGAAGTGTttggattattattattattattattttgtccGGAGAATTATGAATTTGTTGGTTTGGAAGGTATTGAAATTTTTTGCAACTAGACCCAAccacaatattttttttgttttgttttgagggGACACCCAACTACaatgttttttttaattttaattttaatttttttttactttgtcaaggggaacccaactACAATGTTAAATGAGTGTTTCATGGTTTTGAAGTTTGGTCATTTTGAttattttgtttccttttcttaGTTTGGAGTACTCGTTCTTCTTGCATTAGAATTCCGCTTTTAAGATTTCTAGTGtaattaattaaaattttaaatctaTATAAATACATTTTGTTTGAGTATTCATATACATCTTATTCAATATTATTTAGTAAAATTGGAAGTCTTTTATTGCATGTAGACTTTCACGCGCATTTATGTTTTAAAGTTTAACGCTTATACAGTTTTCTTTTCACGTGATCTTGCGTCACTCTATTTCGTAGTTCGCAACTTAATTTAAATGTGTTTGTCGTCACAATTTTATATTCAACCAAAAATTAACAATAACTGATCAATTATGTCTTAAATTATGGGAGtgatgtaaatttttttttttggcttgatATGAGAATTAAGGGAGCGGTCTATGTTGGGGCAGAGATGGATGAACTATCTACCGTGATTAATGAGTGATGACTGGTGAGCCAAATGAAATGAAGTAAATAGAGGGTGGCATGGAGGGTAAGTTTGGTGGTTGAAGAATTGGGAGCAGAAGTGTGGTAAGCTAAGGAGTAAGGAGTAAGGAGTAAGGAGCAAGGAGCCAAGGACAGTACTGATTTAACATGGCAAAAATTAAATTGTCGGGATTTCTGGGAGCTGCCTACGTGCCCTCCATTTTCAGACAATATGTTTATGTCACGTCCTCTCCGCTCCTCACAGTTCAAACTTTTACATCCACCTCTTCTTCTGTTTAATCAaaatgctcttttttttttttgggggggaaTCGGATATGTGTGTTATACTAATACATCAAGAACTTTAGGTTTATCTCTTGTATATGGATTTCACTCAAAATTTAACCACTTGTTCAttttaggactaaattcagtttagtccctcgaactttagggctaaaatcactttgatccctgatttttttttttaatcacgatggtccctgcactttcaaATTACATCAacttagtccaaaatttgactttgactcGAAACATGACGTTATACGCTGATGTGGAACCGACATGGGACCCCACTTTGCAAATTTTAAACTCCCACAAAGGGTAAAATAGATATTTCcaatttaatctaatttttttttatttttaccaaaatttattctaatttctaattttctttctttttctccctTCTAACTTTacctctctctcagatctccCAATCCTAAAAGCCAAATCGATCCAACACACGCcctcctccaccacctcctccaTCGCAT encodes the following:
- the LOC133745688 gene encoding zinc-finger homeodomain protein 2; this translates as MEFNDQHEEQDEEMEMSPTAPTPPGYDASMPKMGPTSGGRGGGGETTARKRGPSISTVSTIRYRECQKNHAVNIGGHALDGCCEFLAAGAEGTLDALKCAACNCHRNFHRKEPAEGGGGAILPHQHTQQPFSAYYRHPYPPTPSGYLHLTPAQPHRPLALPAAGSGGSHSREEGDDVSNPSSSGGGGSGVGLLKKRFRTKFTAEQKEKMVEFAEKVGWRIQKHDEAAVEEFCAETGVKRQVLKVWMHNNKHTIGKKP